In Trichoderma asperellum chromosome 1, complete sequence, a single window of DNA contains:
- a CDS encoding uncharacterized protein (CAZy:PL7~EggNog:ENOG41~antiSMASH:Cluster_1.10~SECRETED:SignalP(1-18)), with the protein MPALKTLLATGLVGAASAALNPSCAPGGNFDLSKWSLQLPIGSTGSPTTIPASQLTGCGGYQDPGHHYFFTESGDGALVMKVPGAPSNTGCVTTPNSQHCRTELRESNPSSWDPNASNNKLTVTLAVEQPDNSGYGTVVGQIHIADNVSTKPVAELYYNSSGDLTMGVEQTRSGGNEVMTKVGNVPVGQQFTYTISYSSNVLSVSINGGAAKTLSTYSLDAPSSYFKVGNYNQGSSASDVHFFAINVSH; encoded by the coding sequence ATGCCTGCCCTCAAAACTCTTCTTGCTACTGGCCTTGTGGGAGCTGCCTCTGCGGCGCTCAACCCCAGCTGTGCTCCCGGTGGCAACTTTGATCTTTCGAAATGGTCCCTACAGCTTCCCATTGGCTCTACGGGCAGCCCAACCACAATTCCTGCTTCCCAGCTCACAGGCTGTGGGGGATATCAGGATCCCGGCCATCACTACTTTTTCACTGAGAGTGGCGACGGCGCCTTGGTCATGAAAGTACCTGGGGCACCCTCAAACACCGGCTGCGTCACGACACCCAACAGCCAGCACTGCCGCACTGAGTTGCGCGAAAGCAACCCTAGCAGCTGGGACCCAAAcgccagcaacaacaaaTTAACAGTGACGCTAGCTGTGGAACAGCCAGACAACTCAGGTTATGGGACGGTCGTCGGCCAAATTCATATCGCAGACAACGTTAGCACCAAGCCAGTGGCCGAGCTGTACTACAACTCCAGCGGCGATCTGACTATGGGTGTGGAACAAACTCGCTCTGGCGGTAACGAAGTCATGACTAAGGTTGGCAATGTTCCAGTTGGCCAGCAATTTACCTACACAATTAGCTATTCTAGCAACGTCCTCAGTGTCAGCATCAATGGCGGCGCAGCCAAAACTCTTAGCACCTACTCGCTTGATGCGCCTTCCAGCTACTTCAAGGTTGGAAACTACAACCAGGGCTCAAGCGCTTCTGATGTTCActtctttgccatcaacGTTTCTCACTAG
- a CDS encoding uncharacterized protein (antiSMASH:Cluster_1.10~EggNog:ENOG41~CAZy:GH16) yields MPWKDHFSRFKQELNHLVAEPGTASQPPPVPPHPPAVPPFRGEVYWKPQFYPNVPVSLEWEAKLGNGPDGWGNQELQFYTAEPQNAFHTPEGLLVVRALANNSAPSAEQRYTSARLVSRQTLARDKGVLTATIVSPCAEGIWPAFWLLPREPFSWPTDGEIDIAETWNGDHENRSCLHWGFHHEPQKHRVLGTRIPDMHSRPVRYDFAWEQPNGVPGQGRMIWYIDGRPVMKGEVPSGTRPLRDMNILLNVAVGGNVCGGKVPRDGYYDMVIYNLSVLSEPEHGAWARFEQDWHHPSVPAGNTY; encoded by the exons ATGCCATGGAAAGATCACTTCAGTCGTTTCAAACAAGAACTAAACCATTTAGTCGCTGAGCCAGGAACAGCGTCGCAGCCACCACCTGTGCCACCTCACCCTCCAGCTGTGCCCCCATTTCGCGGCGAAGTATATTGGAAACCTCAATTCTACCCTAATGTTCCAGTTAGTCTTGAGTGGGAGGCTAAGCTAGGCAATGGGCCAGATGGATGGGGCAATCAAGAGCTGCAATTTTATACTGCAGAACCACAAAATGCTTTCCA CACGCCTGAAGGGTTGCTTGTCGTACGAGCCCTTGCAAACAATTCTGCGCCTTCGGCAGAGCAGCGATATACGTCAGCTCGTCTAGTCAGCAGACAGACTCTTGCTCGCGACAAAGGTGTTTTAACCGCCACGATAGTATCTCCTTGCGCAGAGGGTATCTGGCCCGCTTTCTGGCTTCTGCCTCGAGAGCCTTTCTCTTGGCCCACCGATGGCGAGATTGACATCGCAGAAACTTGGAACGGAGATCACGAAAATCGCTCTTGTCTTCACTGGGGGTTTCATCACGAACCACAGAAGCACCGAGTTTTAGGTACTCGTATTCCCGATATGCACTCTCGTCCTGTGAGATATGACTTTGCCTGGGAACAGCCCAACGGTGTACCTGGCCAGGGAAGAATGATCTGGTACATTGATGGAAGGCCTGTAATGAAGGGCGAAGTTCCAAGCGGGACTCGACCACTTCGAGATATGAACATATTATTGAACGTGGCAGTAGGTGGGAATGTCTGTGGTGGCAAAGTGCCCCGAGATGGGTACTATGATATGGTTATTTACAACCTCTCTGTTCTCAGTGAGCCAGAACATGGAGCTTGGGCCCGGTTTGAGCAAGATTGGCATCATCCTTCTGTACCCGCGGGGAACACTTACTAG
- a CDS encoding uncharacterized protein (antiSMASH:Cluster_1.10~EggNog:ENOG41~SECRETED:SignalP(1-19)~CAZy:GH55) — protein MKAFSFLGSLAVLPSLSWALPTEGVSSKLESRASSWFLPNIDHTTGAVRGYAPDLYNSGGSQNYSYPVYKTVASGDSAGFVNALTSDGPSGGLRDNCYLAAEPRVIYLPPGTYTLSSTAFFYTDTVIIGDAANPPTIKAAAGFNGNYLIVAGQADGSARPCGGYFGETHFSIMIKNVILDTTANSGNSGFTAMSWALAQNCALVNVKINMPQGVHTGLSVGSGSTISVSDVSFSYGNIGLHWSGSQQGQIKGMTFTDCTNGIVIDGGNTITILAPTCNTVGRCITYNSGEPWVAVIDGTSINSGDFFTSAVQYPNFMLENISKDTTNSNMVTVSGTVKVGGSASLGTYVYGNTYGANPVYQTNPTSQAVSRPAALAPGGKYPIVNAPQYASSTIADVINLKDSTQNGGHTLQGDGFTDDTAALQGAINTAASAGKIAYLPFGIYIVTSTITLPPGTELYGEGWSTISGSGSAFSNESNPTPVVQIGSTPGQKGVAHVQDIRFTVNQALPGAILLRINMAGNNPGDVGVFNSLNTIGGTRDTSLSCTSEANCRAAYLGVHLAAGSSAYIDNFWSWVADHASDGSGKNIRSAVKGGVLVEATAGTWLTGLGSEHNWLFQLGFHNAANVLITLFQSETNYNQGNNAVVLPGQPFTATASDPNFSWCGGSDSTCRMGLAQWYTGSNSNIFHYGAGSWNFQSLTGVYQSLMNYIQTTISGAHLFGFTSGPQTGFTMRLPDGNEFGNGGTDGFGGSWGTLIAGINSQS, from the exons ATGAaggccttttcctttttgggcTCTTTGGCAGTGTTGCCTTCTCTCTCGTGGGCTCTGCCCACTGAGGGTGTCTCTAGCAAGCTTGAGAGTAGGGCCTCATCGTGGTTCCTACCCAACATCGACCACACGACGGGAGCCGTAAGAGGTTATGCTCCTGACCTTTATAACAGTGGCGGGTCGCAGAACTACAGCTACCCTGTCTATAAGACAGTAGCATCTGGAGACTCAGCAGGTTTTGTAAATGCCCTGACTTCAGATGGACCTAGCGGCGGCCTGAGAGACAACTGCTACCTAGCTGCAGAGCCGCGTGTTATCTACCTGCCTCCGG GAACCTATACATTGTCGAGCACTGCATTTTTTTACACAGACACAGTCATCATTGGTGATGCCGCTAACCCTCCAACCATTAAAGCGGCAGCTGGCTTCAACGGTAACTATCTTATTGTTGCCGGCCAAGCTGATGGTAGCGCCCGTCCTTGCGGTGGCTACTTTGGCGAAACCCATTTCTCCATCATGA TCAAAAACGTCATCTTGGACACCACGGCTAACTCAGGCAACTCTGGATTTACTGCCATGAGCTGGGCCCTTGCCCAGAACTGTGCTCTG GTCAATGTCAAGATAAACATGCCTCAAGGGGTTCATACTG GTCTATCTGTCGGATCTGGATCCACCATTTCGGTTTCGGATGTCTCATTCAGCTATGGTAACATTGGATTGCACTGGAGTG GCTCTCAGCAGGGCCAAATCAAGGGCATGACATTCACCGACTGCACCAACGGTATCGTCATTGATGGTGGTAATACTATCACTATTCTTGCACCGACTTGTAACACTGTCGGCCGTTGTATCACTTACAACTCTGGAGAACCCTGGGTCGCTGTCATTGATGGAACCAGCATTAACTCTGGTGACTTCTTCACTAGCGCTGTTCAGTATCCCAATTTTATGCTCGAAAACATTTCCAAAGACACAACCAATAGCAATATGGTTACTGTTAGCGGCACAGTCAAGGTTGGCGGCTCTGCCAGCCTCGGAACTTATGTCTACGGAAACACTTATGGCGCAAACCCGGTCTACCAGACCAACCCGACTTCTCAGGCAGTGAGCAGACCAGCAGCGCTTGCCCCTGGCGGCAAATATCCTATTGTCAACGCCCCACAATACGCCTCCTCAACTATTGCAGATGTTATCAATCTGAAGGACTCAACTCAAAACGGTGGACACACTCTTCAAGGAGACGGATTCACTGACGACACTGCTGCTCTCCAGGGAGCTATTAACACCGCAGCCAGCGCAGGCAAAATCGCTTACCTGCCATTCGGTATCTATATTGTAACCTCAACTATCACTCTTCCCCCAGGAACTGAGTTGTACGGCGAGGGTTGGTCCACCATCTCCGGATCTGGCAGCGCTTTCTCCAATGAGAGCAACCCAACCCCTGTTGTCCAGATTGGTAGCACTCCTGGCCAGAAGGGTGTCGCCCACGTTCAGGACATCCGTTTCACTGTCAACCAGGCTCTGCCTGGCGCTATTCTTCTCCGCATCAACATGGCCGGTAACAACCCCGGTGATGTTGGTGTCTTCAACTCTCTGAACACCATCGGCGGCACTCGTGACACATCACTCAGCTGCACCAGTGAAGCAAACTGCCGTGCTGCTTACCTTGGTGTTCACTTGGCTGCTGGATCCTCAGCTTACATCGATAACTTTTGGTCTTGGGTTGCGGACCACGCCTCTGATGGAAGCGGCAAGAACATTCGATCCGCCGTCAAGGGTGGTGTTCTCGTTGAGGCTACGGCCGGTACCTGGTTGACGGGCCTTGGATCTGAGCACAACTGGCTCTTCCAGCTTGGTTTCCACAATGCTGCCAATGTTCTCATCACCCTCTTCCAGAGTGAAACTAACTATAACCAGGGCAACAACGCCGTTGTTCTTCCTGGACAGCCCTTCACTGCTACTGCTTCGGACCCCAACTTCTCGTGGTGCGGCGGTAGTGACTCCACTTGCCGCATGGGCCTTGCCCAGTGGTATactggcagcaacagcaacatctTCCACTATGGAGCTGGTAGCTGGAACTTCCAAAGCTTGACAGGGGTTTATCAGTCACTCATGAACTATATCCAAACGACGATCAGTGGTGCCCATCTCTTTGGTTTCACCAGTGGTCCTCAGACTGGATTTACAATGAGACTGCCCGACGGCAATGAGTTTGGCAATGGTGGAACTGACGGGTTTGGCGGATCGTGGGGAACTTTGATTGCGGGCATTAACAGCCAGTCTTAG
- a CDS encoding uncharacterized protein (antiSMASH:Cluster_1.10~EggNog:ENOG41) produces MEETLTEFTVFPQLPTELRIKIWELVPRPSRVVGVLPPASNWYRHYYRAIGSRASSGGNHQGTGSWQRYHYRYIVQPKKHAIFPLLHVNREARDVWLPHFFQPSRHSRVSDLDIRFDTPFISYDTDIFTIFDGWPSRGIPVDAYRNPTILGNDDEPMDGFIALDRKRIKNVALCEIPGDITSFTGSVAIRQLPNLQNLTILALGPNSTYRPAPLASQSGNGDSLPILEMLAVDIQRGSSDIYELPLDLVHKSPFLNGSRLRHAIALSPSIRPLFRYKTFILSLLWHEFRQNNAAEAISASWWEYTEYLFEDCREDAQCPLMLSGCGAEGHTKCEMMDWKPNFEINYKLLYATEWKDELKRIGVIRT; encoded by the coding sequence ATGGAGGAGACTTTAACCGAATTCACAGTATTCCCTCAATTACCAACTGAGCTAAGGATCAAAATATGGGAGTTGGTGCCAAGACCTAGCCGTGTGGTTGGCGTTTTACCTCCAGCCTCTAACTGGTATCGTCATTACTATCGCGCAATTGGCTCTAGAGCAAGCTCAGGCGGGAACCATCAAGGAACAGGATCTTGGCAACGCTACCATTATCGATACATTGTTCAACCCAAAAAACATGCGATATTCCCTCTGCTTCATGTGAATCGCGAAGCTCGAGACGTTTGGCTGCCACATTTTTTTCAACCTTCTCGCCATTCTCGCGTATCGGATCTTGATATTCGATTCGATACGCCTTTCATCAGCTACGATACCGATATTTTTACTATCTTTGATGGATGGCCGTCAAGAGGCATCCCGGTGGATGCTTATCGCAACCCCACGATACTTGGCAATGACGACGAGCCAATGGACGGCTTTATAGCCCTCGACCGAAAGCGAATAAAGAACGTTGCACTTTGTGAAATCCCAGGAGATATAACATCTTTCACAGGCTCCGTTGCCATCCGTCAATTGCCAAACTTGCAAAACCTAACAATCCTGGCTTTGGGACCCAATTCGACCTATCGACCTGCGCCTCTCGCTTCTCAGAGTGGCAATGGAGATAGCCTACCAATACTTGAGATGCTAGCAGTGGATATACAACGAGGTAGCTCTGATATCTATGAACTTCCTTTGGATCTGGTCCATAAGAGTCCATTTCTCAACGGTTCGAGACTACGGCATGCAATAGCTCTATCACCCAGTATACGTCCACTGTTTCGTTATAAAACATTTATTCTATCTTTGCTATGGCATGAATTCAGGCAGAACAATGCAGCGGAAGCGATTTCGGCTTCCTGGTGGGAGTACACAGAGTACTTGTTTGAAGACTGCCGTGAAGACGCACAATGCCCTTTAATGTTGAGCGGCTGCGGCGCTGAAGGCCATACAAAATGCGAAATGATGGACTGGAAGCCTAATTTTGagattaattataaacttctTTATGCAACAGAGTGGAAAGATGAGCTCAAACGTATCGGGGTCATTAGAACATGA
- a CDS encoding uncharacterized protein (antiSMASH:Cluster_1.10~EggNog:ENOG41), which produces MQKVTSKLPSWDTTKTTSKKGFDKVWGWADKLGAPVNRLSNRIGSEAFWPTTLDKESDKAARILRSFCKDGFYAEEERQADAAGPKRKQRVIKKIPQKVIENCVGLAIFTVMRTGLWVSGAGGSGVVVAKREDGSWSPPSGILLHTAGLGFLVGVDIYDCVLVINNRKALDAFTKVRATVGGEITAVAGPVGMGGVLENDGKWKEANRPNFTYLKSRGFYAGVQVDGSIIIERTDENARFYGETIGVTDILAGKVRHPPPELKMLMETLKAAEGRSDVDEELMEELEGQPAPGDVNVEAPSDKLFGIPEPGDPDPYGFLALQREGLDIVEAGTRSRPSSRQFEYHPSPSSPVYSKFHNRHSMETAETRSSRDSYASTPNSRLRWSGDPHYESSDAGTQTDEIITPVTSPVFNNTFQNRSLYEEPNDFYNAVNDSPWGSKGRKNSIHRDWGRDDSLTFFSEDDEKSEVAIISPSDLRSQSISAPPVDAVVPIKRVPPPLPPRNLPRPIQPEFEEVDLKATEEADREEITSSGPHSEFTTRETEGSTDYTSDAASVSPRKTSVSKDNDHLSNTIFDSDSHSLEISSRDNDDRFHHAISPYKSD; this is translated from the exons ATGCAAAAGGTGACGTCGAAACTGCCGTCTTGGGATACGACCAAGACCACAAGCAAAAAGGGCTTTGACAAGGTCTGGGGCTGGGCGGATAAGCTCGGAGCACCCGTAAATCGGCTCTCTAATCGCATTGGCAGCGAAGCGTTTTGGCCAACGACATTAGATAAGGAAAGCGACAAGGCCGCGAGAATATTGAGATCATTTTGCA AGGATGGCTTCTACGCAGAAGAGGAACGCCAAGCCGATGCCGCCGGTccgaagagaaagcagcgaGTTATCAAGAAAATTCCTCAAAAGGTAATTGAGAATTGCGTTGGCCTCGCCATATTCACTGTTATGCGTACTGGATTGTGGGTGTCCGGAGCCGGCGGTTCCGGCGTGGTGGTCGCCAAACGAGAAGACGGATCATGGTCCCCACCATCTGGCATTCTGCTCCACACGGCCGGTTTGGGGTTTCTTGTTGGAGTGGATATCTACGATTGCGTGTTGGTAATTAACAATCGCAAAGCTCTGGATGCCTTCACCAAAGTTCGAGCTACGGTGGGTGGAGAGATTACCGCAGTTGCCGGGCCTGTTGGCATGGGCGGAGTTCTCGAGAACGATGGCAAATGGAAAGAGGCCAACAGACCAAACTTTACGTATCTCAAGTCGCGTGGTTTCTACGCTGGTGTCCAAGTCGACGGTTCGATTATAATTGAGCGCACTGACGAAAATGCTCGCTTTTATGGAGAGACGATAGGTGTTACTGACATATTAGCTGGGAAAGTCCGGCATCCACCACCAGAGCTTAAAATGCTAATGGAGACATTAAAGGCTGCCGAAGGCCGATCGGATGTTGACGAAGAGCTTATGGAGGAGCTCGAGGGACAACCGGCACCAGGTGATGTGAATGTTGAGGCTCCTAGTGACAAGTTGTTCGGCATCCCAGAACCTGGTGACCCGGATCCATATGGCTTTTTGGCCTTGCAAAGGGAGGGACTGGATATTGTGGAGGCTGGGACTCGTTCAAGACCGTCTAGCCGCCAGTTTGAATATCATCCAAGTCCCTCAAGTCCGGTCTACAGCAAGTTTCACAATAGACACAGCATGGAAACCGCGGAAACAAGAAGCAGCCGCGATAGCTACGCATCAACTCCAAACTCAAGGCTGCGATGGAGTGGCGATCCGCATTACGAATCATCAGATGCCGGAACACAAACTGACGAAATTATAACTCCAGTCACGAGCCCTGTTTTTAATAACACTTTCCAAAATCGGAGTCTGTACGAGGAGCCCAACGATTTCTATAATGCTGTAAATGATAGCCCTTGGGGTTCCAAAGGCCGCAAGAATAGCATCCACCGTGACTGGGGCAGAGACGATAGCCTCACATTTTTTAGCGAGGATGACGAAAAGTCAGAGGTTGCGATAATTTCTCCTTCAGATTTGCGATCACAATCGATCAGCGCTCCCCCGGTCGATGCTGTAGTCCCCATTAAGCGCGTGCCGCCTCCGCTGCCGCCGAGAAATCTTCCTCGTCCTATCCAACCCGAGTTTGAAGAAGTCGATCTCAAAGCAACAGAAGAAGCAGACCGTGAAGAAATAACCTCTTCGGGTCCTCACTCAGAATTCACAACTAGGGAGACAGAAGGAAGCACAGATTATACCAGCGATGCGGCGTCTGTCTCACCAAGGAAGACGTCGGTTAGCAAAGATAATGATCACTTATCGAACACAATATTCGACTCTGACTCCCATTCACTGGAAATCAGCAGTCGAGATAACGATGACAGATTCCATCACGCTATCAGCCCTTATAAATCGGATTAA
- a CDS encoding putative NRPS-like protein biosynthetic cluster (antiSMASH:Cluster_1.10~EggNog:ENOG41~SMCOG1002:AMP-dependent synthetase and ligase) codes for MNAYGYPKPQYGKRLLVNIVDEYAAYEPERIFVYQPYSSNLEDGYRPITFRETSRAVNHLAVELLQQTQDAAYEKDSFPTVAYIGPSDIRYAIVMLACIKAHRQALFISPRNSLEAQLSLFKRTQCAQILYESSMQSTVEPWLQFYPMPAKAVPPLEVWLQSTASHVPYNVSFEEARWHPLAVLHTSGSTGIPKPVTVRQGSAAIVDDLREVYMDGSPVLWSYLPSHCSKIFAPMPSFHMAGVACMSFFGIYFGTKIFLGVPNRPLNADIVAECLKITHCDAAVLPPSIIEDMSTNEEHVRLLANLKLTGFGGGNLSPSVGDELVRKADDDVYEMFIVRKDPKEAMRQPLFYTFPDKTEWSTGDMYKKHPTKPNHWQYYGRTDNVIVFSTGEKLNPVTIEAAVVGHPAIRGALVVGQQRLQPALILEPHEFPKDETAAKSLIEGVWPIVADVNKVTVAHGRIVRDMVVLADPKMPFSISGKGSIQRMATVTTYKDFIDGLYAQQDEGIDMGDAISLDTTSPEAMAQSILDIVRSQIHKPVVNIEADLFSTGMDSMEVITLSKILRSTLETAGVKVVKDTAAPRIIYANSTIKGLAEHLYSSAITGSSDEDAEAKEIGALAKLISKYTKDLPSPNTNQPNPLDEHQTIVITGTTGSLGAYMLDLLIKNPRVAKILAFNRGQDGGSYRQPAYNAYRGLSTDFSKVEFLAVDLSKPYFGLHLEKYNDILATTDRIIHNAWPVNFNISVSSFEPYIFGVRQLVNFSNKAAKRVPIIYISSIGTVGGWVRPEPIPERRLEDLTLPAMGYGRSKFAASSILDAAVEQSGILAAVIRVGQIAGARAKKGVWNPQEFIPSLIASSVHLGVLPSRPSSTDVVDWTPVEDIAGLVLDVAGITEKIDPSTISGYFHGVNPSVTSWTKIAAVLKSHYCGRIKDIVPLNEWIQILEASSINATAEDVNKNPAIKLIDAYKGIASGGGYSKWDMERTIAHSPTMRNLGPVDEALMRNWCDQWNY; via the exons ATGAACGCTTACGGGTATCCAAAACCGCAGTACGGAAAGCGACTACTGGTTAATATAGTGGACGAGTATGCAGCCTACGAACCAGAGCGTATTTTTGTCTACCAGCCATATTCCAGCAACCTCGAAGATGGTTATCGCCCTATTACCTTTAGAGAAACTTCCAGAGCTGTGAACCACCTTGCTGTCGAATTACTCCAGCAGACACAAGATGCCGCTTATGAGAAGGACAGCTTTCCTACTGTGGCTTATATTGGGCCAAGCGATATACGGTATGCCATAGTGATGCTTGCCTGCATAAAGGCTCATCGCCAGGCGTTATTCATCTCCCCTCGCAACAGTCTTGAAGCACAGCTTTCGCTCTTCAAAAGAACACAATGCGCTCAAATATTGTATGAGTCCTCGATGCAATCCACTGTAGAGCCATGGCTTCAATTCTATCCTATGCCAGCGAAAGCAGTTCCTCCTCTTGAAGTTTGGCTTCAGTCGACGGCTTCTCATGTGCCATACAATGTATCATTTGAAGAGGCTAGATGGCATCCTTTGGCTGTTCTCCATACCTCTGGCTCCACGGGCATTCCAAAGCCTGTAACTGTTCGCCAGGGAAGCGCTGCTATTGTCGACGACCTACGAGAAGTATATATGGACGGTTCTCCTGTACTATGGTCTTACCTTCCGAGCCATTGTTCGAAAATATTCGCACCGATGCCGTCGTTCCATATGGCAGGAGTCGCTTGTATGTCATTTTTTGGAATTTATTTTGGAACTAAAATATTTCTGGGAGTGCCAAATCGCCCTCTAAACGCGGACATTGTTGCCGAATGCCTAAAGATCACGCATTGCGATGCAGCTGTTCTTCCCCCATCTATTATTGAAGATATGAGTACCAACGAAGAACATGTTAGGCTTTTAGCCAATCTTAAGTTGACTGGCTTTGGTGGAG GTAATCTATCTCCTTCAGTAGGGGATGAGCTTGTGAGAAAAG cagatgatgatgtttaCGAAATGTTTATTGTTCGAAAGGACCCAAAAGAAGCTATGCGGCAACCGCTCTTTTATACTTTCCCTGATAAGACCGAGTGGTCAACAGGTGATATGTATAAAAAACATCCAACCAAGCCAAATCATTGGCAATACTATGGTCGTACTGACAACGTCATAGTCTTCTCAACCGGCGAGAAGCTCAATCCTGTGACAATTGAGGCTGCCGTAGTGGGCCATCCTGCAATCAGAGGCGCACTTGTGGTGGGACAGCAAAGGTTGCAGCCCGCCCTGATTTTGGAACCACACGAATTTCCAAAAGACGAGACAGCAGCCAAATCTCTTATTGAGGGCGTATGGCCCATTGTTGCAGACGTAAATAAAGTCACCGTGGCTCATGGAAGAATTGTCCGTGATATGGTCGTTCTTGCAGATCCTAAAATGCCATTTTCAATCTCGGGGAAAGGCTCGATACAACGAATGGCAACTGTCACAAcatataaagattttattgaTGGACTCTATGCACAGCAAGACGAAGGTATTGATATGGGCGATGCGATTTCTTTAGATACTACTAGTCCAGAGGCCATGGCACAGTCTATCTTGGATATTGTCAGATCTCAGATTCACAAGCCAGTTGTCAACATTGAAGCGGATCTTTTTAGCACCGGGATGGACTCGATGGAAGTTATTACTCTTTCAAAGATACTTCGATCTACCCTAGAGACTGCTGGTGTAAAGGTTGTTAAGGATACCGCTGCGCCTCGAATTATTTACGCAAACTCGACAATTAAAGGACTGGCGGAGCATTTATATTCCTCGGCCATCACTGGAAGTTCCGACGAAGATGCTGAAGCAAAGGAAATCGGTGCTTTAGCGAAACTCATCTCCAAATACACCAAGGACCTCCCGTCTCCAAACACGAATCAGCCCAATCCTTTGGATGAACATCAGACAATTGTCATAACGGGCACTACAGGGTCTCTTGGGGCCTACATGCTCGACCTTCTAATAAAAAATCCTCGAGTGGCAAAAATTCTTGCGTTCAACCGTGGCCAAGATGGAGGTAGCTACCGCCAACCAGCATACAATGCATATCGTGGGTTAAGTACAGATTTTTCAAAAGTCGAATTCCTTGCTGTGGATCTTTCCAAGCCATATTTCGGCCTCCATCTGGAGAAATACAACGACATCCTAGCTACAACAGACCGTATTATTCACAACGCATGGCCTGTCAACTTTAACATTAGCGTCAGTTCGTTTGAACCTTACATTTTTGGCGTGCGCCAACTTGTGAATTTCTCCAACAAAGCAGCCAAGAGAGTCCCAATTATATACATATCAAGTATTGGTACCGTTGGTGGCTGGGTGCGTCCAGAACCAATTCCTGAACGCCGCCTCGAGGATTTGACTCTGCCCGCCATGGGCTACGGCCGGTCAAAGTTCGCCGCAAGTTCTATTTTAGATGCAGCTGTTGAGCAATCGGGTATCTTGGCTGCTGTTATTCGCGTAGGACAAATTGCTGGTGCGCGAGCCAAAAAAGGCGTGTGGAATCCCCAAGAGTTTATCCCGAGCTTGATTGCAAGCTCAGTGCATCTCGGAGTGCTTCCATCTCGACCAAGTAGCACAGATGTTGTGGACTGGACGCCCGTCGAAGATATTGCTGGCCTAGTTTTAGATGTCGCCGGAATCACCGAAAAGATTGATCCATCAACCATTTCGGGATATTTCCATGGAGTAAACCCTTCGGTAACTAGCTGGACCAAAATCGCAGCAGTTCTCAAGAGCCACTATTGCGGAAGAATAAAGGACATAGTGCCTTTGAATGAGTGGATCCAAATTCTTGAAGCAAGTTCTATCAACGCAACAGCGGAGGATGTAAACAAAAATCCTGCTATCAAGCTCATTGATGCATATAAGGGCATAGCATCAGGTGGTGGCTACTCTAAGTGGGATATGGAGAGAACCATCGCACACAGTCCGACCATGAGAAATCTTGGGCCAGTCGATGAGGCTTTGATGAGAAACTGGTGTGACCAGTGGAATTATTGA